One region of Marispirochaeta aestuarii genomic DNA includes:
- the rplF gene encoding 50S ribosomal protein L6 codes for MSRVGKLPIEIPKGVKVNLNNSVVEVEGPKGKLTQEIKGDISLNIEDSQVVVECNSQTKQNRSYHGLYRKLLQNMVTGVSNGFSKTLLINGVGYRAELKGKVLALNLGYSNMIEFMINDDVSVNLEGNNKVIISGIDKQKVGQAAAEIRSLRPPEPYKGKGIVYENENLRRKIGKSGVK; via the coding sequence ATGTCACGTGTAGGAAAATTACCGATAGAGATACCCAAGGGGGTAAAGGTTAATCTCAACAACTCTGTTGTAGAGGTTGAGGGCCCCAAGGGAAAGCTTACCCAGGAGATCAAAGGCGATATCAGCCTCAACATAGAAGACAGCCAGGTTGTCGTTGAGTGCAACAGCCAGACAAAGCAGAATCGGTCTTATCATGGATTGTACCGAAAATTGCTGCAGAACATGGTTACCGGAGTAAGCAACGGGTTCAGTAAAACCCTGCTTATAAACGGAGTCGGTTACCGGGCAGAGCTAAAGGGTAAAGTCCTTGCTTTGAACCTGGGATACTCCAACATGATTGAGTTCATGATAAACGATGATGTTTCGGTAAACCTTGAGGGAAACAACAAGGTTATTATAAGCGGCATAGACAAACAGAAGGTAGGTCAGGCTGCTGCCGAAATACGTTCTTTACGGCCCCCGGAGCCATATAAAGGCAAGGGTATCGTGTATGAAAACGAGAATCTGCGCCGTAAGATCGGTAAGTCTGGTGTTAAGTAA